The following proteins come from a genomic window of bacterium:
- a CDS encoding ABC transporter permease: MGFLINFFLINSIHNKRFVGITILGIVPVFFTLLFIVLHPGLSGGNVSYAGLYPKISLLLYLHFLLPLIALFLGSAVIGDEKDDQTLSYFLTRPIARCKVVLMKIFAAWVMLSTVIIISLFLTYSILTLSEGFTEWSSSLMLFFKSAVILIFGAAVYLPFFTLIGGLIKRPVVAGLFFVFGWEASVAFIPGKLRYFTIVHYLHRVYPSLNQSSSTVSLKTNILNFIMPVKNISPLTAIIVLFAIIILCTFISSHLLSIKEYKLDQV; encoded by the coding sequence ATGGGATTTCTAATAAATTTTTTTTTAATAAACTCGATTCACAATAAAAGATTTGTCGGAATTACAATACTTGGTATTGTTCCGGTATTTTTCACACTATTATTTATAGTTTTACACCCCGGGTTATCCGGAGGAAATGTATCTTATGCCGGTTTATATCCCAAAATAAGCCTTCTTTTATATCTTCACTTCCTTTTGCCCCTTATTGCACTTTTTCTCGGCTCTGCAGTTATCGGCGATGAGAAGGATGACCAGACCTTGTCATATTTTTTAACCCGGCCGATTGCCCGCTGTAAAGTAGTTCTTATGAAGATATTCGCTGCGTGGGTAATGCTTTCAACTGTAATCATTATTTCTCTATTCCTCACTTATTCAATTTTAACATTATCAGAGGGTTTTACAGAGTGGAGTTCGTCACTAATGCTGTTTTTTAAATCAGCAGTGATTTTAATATTCGGAGCAGCTGTTTACCTTCCATTTTTTACATTGATCGGAGGGTTGATAAAAAGGCCGGTTGTAGCAGGTCTGTTTTTTGTCTTCGGCTGGGAGGCGAGTGTAGCATTTATTCCCGGTAAATTAAGATATTTTACTATTGTACACTATCTTCACAGAGTGTATCCATCACTGAACCAGAGCAGCAGTACAGTTTCTTTAAAAACGAATATTTTGAATTTTATAATGCCTGTAAAGAATATATCGCCATTAACAGCAATAATTGTTCTTTTTGCAATTATTATTTTGTGTACATTTATTTCATCACATTTACTTTCAATTAAAGAGTACAAATTAGACCAGGTGTAG
- the rsfS gene encoding ribosome silencing factor, translated as MNKDDAHEKARAIAHIALSKKAEDIHILDVRKFTSVTDFFVICHGDVDLQVKSIQESIDRGMRDFGVKVWHKEGSQYNRWVVLDYVDVVVHVFLKEMRDFYNLERLWGDAETEMIEDEKK; from the coding sequence TTGAACAAAGATGATGCCCATGAAAAAGCAAGAGCGATTGCCCACATTGCTCTATCAAAGAAAGCAGAAGATATACATATCCTTGATGTGAGGAAATTTACAAGTGTTACGGATTTTTTTGTTATCTGCCATGGAGATGTAGATCTGCAGGTTAAATCCATTCAGGAATCTATTGACAGAGGTATGAGAGATTTCGGAGTAAAGGTATGGCACAAGGAAGGGTCGCAGTACAACAGATGGGTTGTCCTGGATTATGTTGATGTTGTTGTACATGTTTTCCTGAAAGAGATGAGAGATTTTTACAATCTGGAACGGTTATGGGGAGACGCTGAAACTGAGATGATTGAAGATGAGAAAAAATGA
- a CDS encoding carbohydrate binding family 9 domain-containing protein — protein MKKTILAVLILSTLSLSTSLFSEEQKQVRIYNTKRALPSPPKIDGNLTDNVWNLVEWQSDFTQFEPANGAAPSQKTAFKILYDDKNIYVAIRAFDTEPDKIDKRLARRDNPDGDNVSVVFDSYFDHRTAFGFTVNAAGVQADMVFSNDGQSQDESLDLVWNVKTKIDDQGWTAEFGIPLSQLRFGKKQNQIWGLEIARQIFRKSEMDFWQPIPKDAPGLIHMIGELHGINNIKPKQRFEILPYSLAKGEAEKREPGNPFRTGRSANIDFGLDGKIGVTSDLTLDFTINPDFGQVEADPSVVNLTAYETFYKEKRPFFVEGNNILSYKLMIGDGDMSNANLFYSRRIGKSCSYDPDLNDNEYLRMPQSSSIIGAAKLTGKTKSGLSIGIMDAVTSKEFGEIDNLGDRRNIAVEPLTNYFVSRVKKDFNKGATTIGGMITNTYRNITDSHLEFLNRKATTGGIDINHSWHNRSYILQFISIFSHISGSTDAILDAQTSPVRYFQRPDADYVNLDSSRTNLNGFGGTLVFGKVGNSHINFMTGGTWRSPGLELNDLGYMRSADSFIQFSWVQYHIWQPFSIFNSIRINFNQWNAWNFGREHTAMGGNINYHVRFKNQWGLHSGINRSRQGLSSSMLRGGPSVLEPGSWNLWTSVNTDRRKKIRADLSFSANRSDDKISFNRSIRAGIRLRTSDLFSISASPFYSVNRDNLQYIDTIEKGSEKKYILGLINQKTLGLVLRFDLCLTPNLSIQFYGQPFVSAGSYSKIKRITSPRAENYSDRFHTFTEDEITYSQENGEYYVDENNDTETDYTISNPDFNFRQFRSNLVIRWQYSPGSTIYFVWSQERTGFEETGTFNYSSDMRDLFNVYPTNVVMLKINKWFSL, from the coding sequence ATGAAAAAAACCATTTTAGCAGTACTAATCCTCAGCACACTTTCCCTATCAACATCCCTATTTTCCGAAGAACAAAAACAAGTCCGAATATACAACACAAAAAGGGCTCTACCGTCTCCTCCGAAAATTGACGGGAATCTGACTGATAATGTATGGAATCTTGTTGAATGGCAGAGTGATTTCACCCAGTTTGAACCTGCAAACGGAGCAGCCCCTTCACAAAAAACTGCTTTTAAAATTTTATATGATGATAAAAACATCTACGTTGCAATCAGAGCCTTTGACACAGAGCCGGACAAAATTGACAAAAGACTTGCAAGAAGAGATAATCCTGACGGGGACAATGTTTCTGTGGTTTTTGACAGTTATTTTGACCACAGAACAGCATTCGGCTTTACAGTGAATGCAGCAGGAGTACAGGCAGATATGGTGTTTTCAAATGACGGGCAATCTCAGGATGAATCTCTTGATCTGGTATGGAACGTTAAAACAAAAATTGATGATCAGGGCTGGACAGCTGAATTTGGAATCCCTCTGAGTCAGCTACGGTTCGGCAAAAAGCAAAATCAAATCTGGGGTTTAGAAATTGCAAGGCAAATTTTCAGAAAAAGTGAGATGGATTTTTGGCAGCCAATACCAAAGGATGCACCTGGATTGATTCATATGATCGGAGAACTCCACGGAATAAACAATATAAAACCTAAGCAAAGATTTGAAATTCTTCCCTATTCACTGGCAAAAGGAGAAGCGGAAAAGCGGGAACCAGGCAACCCGTTTAGAACAGGAAGAAGCGCAAATATTGATTTTGGCCTTGACGGCAAGATTGGTGTTACAAGTGATTTAACACTGGATTTTACTATAAATCCTGACTTCGGCCAGGTTGAAGCAGATCCATCTGTAGTTAATCTTACAGCATACGAAACCTTTTATAAGGAGAAACGCCCCTTCTTTGTTGAGGGAAATAACATTCTTTCATACAAATTAATGATTGGCGACGGAGATATGTCCAATGCAAACCTGTTCTATTCAAGACGCATTGGCAAATCATGCAGCTATGATCCTGATCTTAATGATAATGAATATCTCCGCATGCCGCAGAGTTCATCAATTATCGGCGCTGCAAAATTGACAGGTAAAACAAAGTCCGGACTTTCTATTGGGATTATGGATGCTGTTACGTCAAAGGAATTCGGTGAAATTGACAATCTCGGAGACAGAAGAAACATCGCAGTAGAACCTCTGACAAACTACTTTGTCAGCCGGGTAAAAAAAGATTTTAATAAAGGAGCCACAACAATCGGCGGTATGATTACCAATACTTACAGAAACATTACTGATTCACATCTGGAATTTTTAAACAGAAAAGCTACAACAGGAGGGATTGACATTAACCACTCCTGGCACAACAGATCGTATATTTTACAGTTCATCTCAATATTCAGCCACATATCAGGAAGCACTGATGCAATCCTGGATGCTCAGACATCTCCTGTTAGATATTTCCAGAGGCCTGATGCAGACTATGTAAATCTCGACTCTTCCAGAACTAACCTTAACGGTTTCGGCGGCACACTTGTATTCGGGAAAGTCGGAAACAGCCATATCAATTTTATGACAGGTGGCACGTGGAGATCTCCCGGATTGGAACTTAATGATCTGGGTTATATGAGATCAGCAGACTCATTTATTCAGTTTTCATGGGTTCAGTATCATATCTGGCAACCGTTTTCAATTTTCAATTCTATAAGGATCAATTTCAATCAGTGGAATGCATGGAATTTTGGCAGAGAACACACTGCAATGGGCGGTAATATTAATTACCATGTCCGGTTTAAAAACCAGTGGGGACTTCATTCCGGCATAAACAGAAGCAGACAGGGACTCTCCTCATCAATGCTGAGGGGCGGGCCTTCAGTGCTGGAACCGGGGTCATGGAACTTGTGGACATCTGTTAATACAGATCGCAGAAAAAAAATACGGGCAGATCTTTCATTCTCTGCAAACAGAAGTGACGACAAAATTTCTTTCAATCGAAGCATTCGTGCGGGAATAAGGCTGCGTACCAGCGATCTCTTCTCCATCTCCGCAAGCCCCTTTTACAGTGTAAACAGAGACAATCTCCAGTATATTGATACTATTGAAAAAGGCAGTGAGAAAAAATATATTCTGGGTTTGATTAACCAGAAAACTCTTGGGCTGGTCCTCAGGTTTGACCTTTGCCTTACACCAAACCTTTCAATACAATTCTACGGACAGCCCTTTGTTTCCGCAGGGTCATATTCAAAAATTAAAAGGATTACATCTCCGAGAGCTGAGAATTATTCCGACAGATTCCATACTTTTACAGAAGATGAAATTACATATTCACAGGAAAACGGAGAATACTATGTTGATGAAAACAATGATACAGAAACAGACTACACAATCTCCAATCCTGACTTTAACTTCCGGCAGTTCAGGTCAAACCTTGTAATCAGATGGCAGTATTCTCCAGGCTCTACAATCTATTTTGTATGGTCACAGGAAAGGACAGGTTTTGAAGAGACCGGTACATTCAACTACTCTTCTGACATGAGAGATCTTTTTAATGTTTATCCGACTAATGTTGTTATGCTGAAAATCAACAAGTGGTTCTCTTTGTAA
- a CDS encoding carbohydrate kinase family protein, translating into MKVAVTGSIAYDYLMSFPGNFSEHFIPEKLDSISVSFLVDSLKKRRGGTAANIAYSLALLGESPLLVGVAGLDFPDYGAALKDAGVDLSGVKIITSEYTPSFFASTDNNGNQIAFFAQGAMRAASEVSLKEMNLEPGTIVIISPNDPKAMQMYVEECKELGLKYIYDPGQQIVRLEKDALINGADGANILILNDYELSMFLKKTGLDKNELSGLAETLIVTLGGKGSEIIAKGETIKIPTAPLTNIADPTGVGDAFRAGLLTGLLSHFSWETAGRMGSLAAVYVLEQDGPQNHSYTKDEFFKRFLYAFPDFQEVKEIL; encoded by the coding sequence TTGAAAGTAGCTGTAACCGGATCTATTGCGTATGATTATCTTATGTCTTTTCCGGGAAATTTTTCCGAACATTTCATTCCTGAAAAGCTTGATTCAATAAGCGTAAGCTTTCTTGTGGATTCTTTAAAAAAACGCAGAGGGGGAACTGCTGCAAATATAGCGTACAGTCTTGCGCTTCTCGGAGAATCACCCCTTCTCGTGGGTGTTGCAGGTTTGGATTTCCCGGATTACGGAGCTGCATTAAAGGATGCAGGTGTGGATCTTTCAGGTGTGAAAATAATTACAAGTGAGTATACACCCTCATTTTTTGCAAGTACTGATAACAATGGTAATCAAATTGCTTTTTTTGCCCAGGGCGCTATGAGAGCAGCATCCGAAGTCTCACTTAAGGAAATGAACCTTGAGCCCGGTACAATTGTCATCATATCTCCGAATGATCCCAAAGCTATGCAGATGTATGTGGAGGAGTGTAAAGAACTTGGCTTGAAATATATTTATGATCCGGGACAACAGATTGTAAGGCTTGAGAAAGATGCACTTATCAATGGTGCAGACGGAGCAAACATTTTGATTTTGAATGATTACGAACTCAGCATGTTTTTGAAAAAGACAGGCCTTGATAAAAATGAGCTTTCAGGCCTTGCAGAGACTTTGATAGTTACTCTCGGCGGAAAAGGCTCTGAGATTATTGCAAAAGGTGAGACAATTAAAATCCCGACTGCTCCTTTAACCAATATCGCAGACCCCACAGGTGTCGGAGATGCTTTCAGGGCAGGATTACTTACAGGATTGTTGTCACATTTTTCATGGGAGACAGCAGGCCGCATGGGGAGCCTTGCTGCTGTCTATGTTCTTGAACAGGACGGCCCCCAGAATCATTCATATACAAAGGATGAATTTTTTAAAAGATTCCTTTATGCATTCCCGGATTTTCAGGAAGTAAAGGAGATCCTCTGA
- a CDS encoding ABC transporter ATP-binding protein produces MKIETFKLSKWYGQVIGVNNLTCSIEPGVTGLLGPNGAGKTTLIKLLTGQLRPSQGSVRINGEEVWNNHNLFKYIGYAPENDAFWRFMTGEQFVYSLTRMYGFNHKDAQSLTLKALDAVDMNEGKSKKIAGYSKGMRQRIKIAQALSSDPDILIFDEPLNGMDPIGRRKTIEIIRRIGQMGKIVIVSSHILHEIEEMTDTIILLSHGRVLAQGNIYEIRELIDTHPLNVVIKCSNVDILTSKLMEFKDVRSVQFDREQNQLMVETLKPDEFHKRIPQIALANDITIYSLYSPDENLEAVFSYLVR; encoded by the coding sequence GTGAAAATTGAGACATTCAAACTGTCCAAATGGTACGGGCAGGTTATAGGCGTAAATAATCTTACCTGTTCTATTGAACCTGGTGTTACCGGCCTTCTGGGGCCTAATGGCGCAGGAAAGACAACGCTGATAAAATTGCTAACAGGACAGTTACGGCCGAGTCAGGGCAGTGTCAGGATTAACGGTGAAGAAGTGTGGAATAATCACAATCTGTTCAAATATATCGGATATGCACCTGAAAATGATGCATTCTGGCGATTTATGACAGGCGAACAGTTTGTATATTCTCTTACAAGAATGTATGGATTCAATCATAAAGATGCTCAGTCACTGACTTTGAAAGCGCTTGATGCAGTTGATATGAATGAGGGGAAGAGTAAAAAGATTGCCGGTTACAGCAAAGGAATGCGACAGAGAATCAAAATTGCACAAGCCTTGAGTTCTGATCCTGATATACTGATTTTTGACGAACCGCTTAACGGTATGGACCCAATCGGCAGGCGTAAGACAATTGAAATTATTCGCAGAATAGGGCAGATGGGCAAGATTGTTATTGTTTCAAGCCATATTCTTCATGAAATTGAAGAGATGACAGATACAATAATTTTACTCTCTCACGGGAGAGTACTTGCTCAGGGGAACATTTATGAAATAAGAGAGTTAATAGACACACATCCCCTGAATGTTGTTATCAAGTGCAGCAATGTTGATATATTGACATCAAAATTGATGGAGTTTAAAGATGTCAGAAGTGTGCAGTTTGACAGGGAGCAGAATCAACTTATGGTGGAGACATTAAAACCTGATGAATTTCATAAACGTATTCCCCAAATAGCCCTGGCAAATGATATAACAATTTATTCCCTTTATTCCCCTGACGAAAATCTGGAAGCTGTATTTTCATATCTAGTGAGGTAA
- a CDS encoding LytR C-terminal domain-containing protein codes for MTRHRTRRVRPIKRQSSPAAHKKRTVRRTSFNIKGRLTQFLIALVLVIDIVLVVFAVKQCSKPPLEVQEINTPAPETVRIQIEVLNGCGVPGIAAKYTDFLRDNGIDVVKTDNYESFNVLKTVVIDRRGNWKKCKKIAHAMGLSEDRILQEINDAYLLDASLIIGKDFRQLSSWNQVEKYIEQR; via the coding sequence ATGACGAGGCATAGAACAAGGCGTGTCCGTCCCATAAAAAGACAGTCGAGCCCGGCTGCACATAAAAAAAGAACTGTCAGGCGGACTTCCTTTAATATAAAAGGCAGATTAACACAGTTTCTGATTGCACTTGTTCTTGTTATTGATATTGTACTTGTAGTATTTGCAGTAAAGCAGTGCTCAAAACCTCCTCTTGAGGTGCAGGAGATTAATACACCTGCCCCTGAAACAGTGAGGATACAGATAGAAGTGCTTAACGGATGTGGTGTCCCTGGAATAGCGGCAAAGTATACGGATTTTTTAAGAGATAATGGTATTGATGTTGTAAAGACAGATAATTACGAATCTTTTAATGTACTTAAAACAGTTGTTATTGACAGGCGCGGAAACTGGAAGAAATGTAAAAAGATAGCACACGCAATGGGCCTTTCCGAAGATAGAATACTCCAGGAAATTAATGATGCCTATTTGTTAGATGCAAGTTTGATTATTGGCAAGGACTTCAGACAATTATCAAGTTGGAACCAAGTGGAGAAATATATTGAACAAAGATGA
- a CDS encoding ABC transporter ATP-binding protein yields the protein MSIILDDFTINYGSFCAVDHLTFKLPEGTTGLLGPNGAGKSSLIKGLLGLIESTEGSARIMGNDIKARKKYIRQLIGYMPEDNCLVPGLTGVGMVQYAGELCGMSRQNAIQRAHEILYLVGLEEARYRKVESFSAGMRQRIKLAQALVHDPKFLFLDEPTSGMDPKGRQEMLDLIVEIADKGRMSVLVATHILTDVERTCERVVIMHRGKIVENSGVDEVRKSYANTYSVRVTSNTDKFLECLKRNKCKITDSGKGIYDVTLAEKTDTNVILRAAKETDAELRKLVPSVRSLEDVFIKRILEGTSADI from the coding sequence GTGTCAATAATACTTGACGATTTTACAATTAATTACGGTTCGTTCTGTGCAGTAGACCATCTGACATTTAAGCTGCCTGAGGGAACAACAGGTTTGCTTGGTCCGAACGGCGCAGGAAAGTCAAGTCTTATAAAGGGGTTATTGGGCCTTATTGAAAGCACAGAAGGCAGCGCCAGAATAATGGGTAATGATATAAAGGCAAGGAAAAAATATATAAGGCAATTAATTGGATACATGCCTGAGGATAATTGCCTTGTGCCCGGATTAACAGGTGTCGGAATGGTTCAGTATGCAGGAGAACTTTGCGGCATGTCAAGGCAGAACGCAATACAGAGGGCTCATGAAATTTTGTATCTTGTCGGCCTGGAGGAAGCCAGATACAGAAAGGTTGAGTCTTTTTCTGCAGGTATGCGGCAGAGAATAAAGCTTGCGCAGGCTCTTGTACACGATCCGAAGTTTTTATTCCTTGATGAACCAACAAGTGGTATGGATCCCAAAGGCAGACAGGAGATGCTTGATCTTATAGTCGAGATAGCTGATAAAGGGCGGATGAGTGTTTTGGTTGCTACTCATATCCTGACAGATGTTGAAAGAACCTGTGAAAGAGTTGTTATTATGCACCGTGGAAAAATTGTTGAGAATTCCGGTGTTGATGAAGTAAGGAAAAGCTATGCCAATACTTACAGTGTGCGTGTGACGTCCAATACTGACAAATTTCTTGAGTGTTTAAAAAGGAATAAATGCAAGATTACTGATTCAGGCAAAGGTATTTATGATGTGACACTTGCTGAAAAAACTGATACTAATGTGATTTTACGTGCTGCAAAAGAGACTGATGCGGAATTACGGAAACTTGTACCAAGTGTGCGGAGCCTTGAGGATGTGTTTATAAAAAGAATTTTGGAGGGTACAAGTGCCGATATTTAA
- a CDS encoding T9SS type A sorting domain-containing protein, translating into MVKKDNVSKFFIVAVTMLFVIAAVGLFAGTKSGKTKANTAEWKTVLEDSFESSDFPDPWTRGGTNYTWGMNDAQASDGTYSIWCADKALGGNPRRNPVPGSGYADNMDASIGYGPIDLRNCTDAFMSFDIWRKLSDEDKVEIIATNNVIKATVIYQGGQGGWLSEKISFGNWNGINFLGQKNVFVKIRFYSNGAGHNIGAFIDNVVIKKYFTGYPDIAVKTLTVDPTVVANGEQVMLTGEVTNLSENRSQSNIINFYVSEDQTIDPSNDPRIGSLPVPELDKDEVFAFSEAFFIPVTLPTATYYVGGMLDPDSIMNEDDKSNNTFVCASQVVVSAPKGWETILYDDFEQPYPETYGWKRYADSGNYTWSREEFNSSVFEGQYSLWCAGNSFNGAKSLHPSDGYSNDMDTYSTYGQFDLTDALAADISLYGWYEMLGNDKFEILINAGAGFEGYKYNGSSNGWNYAQLDLSDWPVYGNLLGYNYVTFAIRFRSDGSGNAEGVYVDNVVIRKQTSTAVDDNLKSVPQTFALRQNYPNPFNPETVIGYALPRDSEVKITVFNIFGQKVRTLVNQKVKAGSHKVTWNGTDNYGLKVSSGVYFYKISAGDFSAMKKMILVQ; encoded by the coding sequence ATGGTGAAGAAAGATAATGTATCGAAGTTTTTTATTGTGGCAGTAACAATGTTATTTGTTATCGCTGCTGTTGGGCTGTTTGCAGGAACAAAGAGCGGCAAAACCAAAGCAAATACAGCTGAATGGAAGACAGTTTTGGAAGACAGTTTTGAAAGTTCGGATTTCCCTGATCCATGGACTCGCGGTGGCACGAATTACACATGGGGAATGAATGACGCACAAGCGAGTGATGGTACATACAGCATCTGGTGTGCTGATAAAGCGCTTGGAGGTAATCCCCGCCGTAATCCTGTCCCTGGAAGCGGATATGCCGATAATATGGATGCCTCAATTGGTTATGGTCCAATTGATTTGAGAAACTGTACAGATGCATTTATGTCGTTCGACATATGGAGAAAACTTTCTGATGAGGATAAGGTTGAAATTATTGCTACCAATAATGTAATAAAAGCAACTGTCATTTATCAGGGCGGACAGGGCGGATGGTTATCTGAAAAAATATCATTCGGCAACTGGAATGGTATAAATTTTCTGGGCCAAAAAAATGTTTTCGTAAAAATTCGTTTCTATTCAAATGGAGCAGGGCATAATATCGGTGCATTTATTGATAATGTTGTTATTAAAAAATATTTTACAGGTTATCCCGACATTGCTGTTAAGACTTTAACTGTAGATCCTACTGTCGTGGCTAATGGTGAGCAGGTAATGCTGACTGGTGAAGTTACAAACCTGAGTGAGAATAGATCTCAAAGCAATATCATCAATTTTTACGTATCGGAAGATCAGACAATAGATCCTTCAAATGACCCGCGTATTGGCAGCTTGCCGGTTCCTGAATTGGATAAAGATGAAGTTTTTGCTTTTTCTGAGGCTTTTTTTATTCCTGTAACATTGCCGACTGCAACTTATTATGTAGGTGGAATGCTTGATCCTGACAGTATTATGAATGAGGATGATAAATCCAATAATACATTTGTGTGTGCTTCCCAAGTTGTTGTAAGTGCACCAAAAGGCTGGGAAACAATTCTTTATGATGATTTCGAACAACCTTATCCGGAAACTTATGGCTGGAAAAGATATGCTGATAGTGGAAATTATACATGGAGTAGAGAGGAATTCAATTCGTCTGTTTTTGAAGGGCAATATAGCCTTTGGTGTGCTGGTAATTCTTTCAATGGAGCAAAAAGCTTGCATCCTTCTGATGGATATTCAAATGATATGGATACTTATTCTACATATGGACAATTTGACCTTACAGATGCTCTTGCAGCAGATATAAGCCTTTATGGATGGTATGAAATGCTGGGTAATGATAAATTTGAAATTTTGATTAATGCCGGAGCAGGCTTTGAAGGCTATAAATATAATGGGAGCAGCAATGGCTGGAATTATGCACAACTGGATCTTTCAGACTGGCCAGTTTATGGGAATCTTCTCGGATATAATTATGTAACATTTGCAATACGTTTCCGTAGTGATGGATCAGGAAATGCAGAGGGTGTTTATGTTGATAATGTTGTTATCAGAAAGCAGACCAGCACAGCAGTAGATGATAACCTGAAGAGTGTTCCTCAAACATTCGCATTACGCCAGAATTATCCGAATCCATTTAACCCGGAAACTGTAATAGGGTATGCTTTGCCAAGAGATTCTGAAGTCAAGATAACGGTTTTCAATATCTTCGGCCAAAAGGTAAGAACCCTTGTTAATCAGAAAGTAAAAGCAGGAAGCCACAAAGTTACATGGAATGGGACTGATAATTATGGTTTAAAGGTTTCAAGCGGTGTATACTTCTATAAAATTTCAGCAGGTGATTTCAGTGCAATGAAAAAGATGATTCTAGTTCAGTAA
- a CDS encoding arginine--tRNA ligase codes for MSIDKLIAEKITEAAVKSGFQVNEKTAGDLSVPKQKGHGDLSSNIALVLAAKEKKKPREIAQSILNNLDADSDIISKVEIAGPGFINIFINDFFIVNQLSDILNSGQKFGFSDKAKGKKAQVEFVSANPTGPLSIGHGRQAVIGDVAANLLESQGWDVTREYYFNNAGRQMRKLGESVFIRYLNLIGKDAELGDDHYQGKYITDIARKALQEKGDSLADGQNIEYFQQFAESVIFEDIKITCKRLGIKFDVFFNEKSLYENGDIDKVLSVLREKGLVYDKDGAAWLKTTEWGQDQDRVLVKSTGEPTYRLPDIAYHKNKLERGFDKIVDIFGSDHIATYPDVLAAVKALGYDTSQITVLIHQFVTLTENGKTIKMSTRKANFVTLDELMDEVGVDVTRYFFINRSMSSHLNFDLNLAKTQSDENPVFYVQYAHARICSVINHAREKGFNPDERGDLSLLRSAEEINLAKALLSFPEIVENTAENFELQRLTNFMESVATLYHKFQHAGKVDDSLRVVSADRKMTQARLSLCNAARTVLANGCRLLGVSAPERM; via the coding sequence ATGAGCATAGATAAATTAATTGCAGAAAAAATTACAGAAGCTGCAGTAAAATCCGGTTTTCAGGTAAATGAAAAAACAGCAGGAGATCTTTCTGTTCCAAAACAGAAAGGCCATGGAGATTTGTCGTCTAATATTGCGCTTGTTCTTGCTGCAAAGGAAAAGAAAAAACCTCGCGAGATTGCACAGTCAATATTAAATAATCTTGATGCTGATTCAGATATTATTTCAAAAGTTGAGATTGCCGGCCCGGGTTTTATTAATATCTTTATAAATGATTTTTTTATTGTTAATCAGCTGTCCGACATACTCAATTCGGGACAGAAATTCGGGTTCTCTGATAAAGCAAAAGGGAAAAAAGCGCAAGTAGAGTTTGTCAGCGCAAACCCAACAGGGCCTCTCTCAATCGGGCACGGCCGACAGGCTGTTATCGGAGATGTTGCAGCAAATCTGCTGGAGTCACAGGGATGGGATGTTACAAGGGAATACTATTTTAACAATGCCGGCCGGCAGATGCGAAAATTGGGAGAATCGGTTTTTATCAGGTACCTTAACCTTATCGGAAAAGATGCCGAATTGGGCGATGATCATTACCAGGGCAAGTACATTACAGATATTGCACGCAAGGCTTTGCAGGAGAAGGGGGATTCTCTTGCTGACGGGCAGAATATAGAATATTTTCAGCAGTTTGCAGAAAGTGTTATTTTTGAAGATATTAAAATTACATGTAAAAGACTCGGGATAAAGTTTGATGTTTTTTTTAATGAAAAATCTCTTTATGAAAACGGAGATATTGATAAGGTGCTCTCTGTCCTGAGGGAAAAGGGCCTTGTATACGACAAAGACGGAGCTGCGTGGTTAAAGACAACTGAATGGGGGCAGGATCAGGACAGAGTACTTGTTAAATCGACAGGAGAGCCTACTTACAGGCTTCCCGATATTGCGTATCACAAGAATAAACTTGAAAGAGGATTTGACAAAATTGTCGATATATTCGGATCTGACCATATAGCAACTTATCCTGATGTTCTCGCTGCTGTAAAGGCTCTCGGTTATGATACTTCACAAATAACAGTACTGATCCACCAGTTTGTTACATTGACTGAAAACGGTAAAACCATAAAGATGTCAACGCGAAAGGCTAATTTTGTAACACTTGATGAACTCATGGATGAGGTCGGTGTGGACGTAACACGTTATTTCTTTATCAACCGGTCAATGTCAAGCCATCTGAATTTTGATTTAAACCTTGCTAAAACCCAGTCAGATGAAAATCCGGTCTTTTATGTCCAGTATGCCCATGCACGAATTTGCAGCGTTATTAATCATGCGAGAGAAAAGGGGTTTAATCCGGATGAAAGAGGAGATTTATCCCTATTGAGGTCTGCAGAGGAAATTAATCTTGCAAAGGCGCTTTTAAGTTTCCCTGAAATTGTTGAGAACACAGCGGAAAATTTTGAGCTGCAGAGACTGACTAATTTCATGGAATCTGTGGCTACTCTGTATCATAAATTTCAGCATGCAGGCAAGGTTGATGATTCCTTACGTGTTGTAAGTGCAGACAGAAAAATGACACAGGCGAGGCTTTCTCTCTGCAATGCGGCACGTACAGTGCTTGCTAATGGATGCAGATTACTGGGCGTTTCAGCACCGGAAAGAATGTAA